A stretch of Deinococcus cellulosilyticus NBRC 106333 = KACC 11606 DNA encodes these proteins:
- a CDS encoding DNA-3-methyladenine glycosylase I: MTEPTTASYCHAVRAGKLDPMHTLYHDTEYGFPLLEDHLLFERLVLEINQAGLSWSTILKKKDHFRVAFDGFDLPTVAAYTAEDVERLMKDAGIIRNRLKIEATIENARRILVLQQEHGSFRAWLDHHHPRSKAEWVRLFKGTFRFTGGEIVGEFLMSTGYLPGAHHPDCPVYGKVLELSPPWTAGL, encoded by the coding sequence ATGACCGAGCCCACCACCGCCTCCTACTGCCATGCCGTGCGTGCAGGAAAACTGGACCCGATGCACACCCTGTACCACGACACCGAGTATGGGTTCCCCCTGCTGGAGGATCACCTGCTTTTTGAGCGTCTGGTTCTGGAGATCAACCAGGCTGGACTGTCCTGGAGCACCATCCTGAAGAAAAAGGACCATTTTCGGGTGGCTTTCGATGGTTTCGATCTGCCCACCGTTGCTGCTTACACAGCAGAGGATGTGGAGCGCCTGATGAAAGATGCGGGAATCATCCGAAACCGTCTGAAAATCGAGGCCACCATTGAGAATGCCAGACGCATCCTGGTTTTGCAGCAGGAACACGGGTCTTTCAGGGCATGGCTGGACCATCACCATCCCAGGTCAAAGGCTGAATGGGTCAGGCTTTTCAAAGGCACATTCAGGTTCACGGGAGGGGAGATTGTGGGGGAATTCCTGATGAGCACTGGATACCTTCCTGGGGCGCACCACCCGGACTGCCCGGTTTACGGAAAGGTTCTGGAGCTTTCGCCTCCCTGGACAGCTGGCTTGTAA